CGCCTGCGCCTGCCGGATCGAGCTCTCTTCGGCCGCGGCGGGCGCGACGCCAAAGCCGGCGTTGTTGACCAGCAGATCGATGCGCCCTTCAAGCCGCAGCACTTGGTTGACGGCGGCGGCGACCGATTCGTCGCTGGTCACATCCAGCGTCAGCATCTCAAACGTGCGCTTGCCGCTTTGCCCCTGCGCGCCACTGCGGCTGCTGCCATACACCTTGTAACCTGCCCTGACGAGTTGCTCGGCAGTGACTTCGCCGATGCCCGATGACGCTCCGGTCACGATTGCTATCTTGCGGTTCATTGTGCTTCCCCTTTATGTTCCCATTTAATATGATGATAATCATATTTATAATCAAAAAAACCCGGCGCATGGCTGCCAAGCCAGCCTTATTTGCCAACCCCTGAAAAATGCTTGAGCGCCGCTTCCCGCAACGCCTCGGACAGCCTGGAATCATCGACCGCGCGCGCCATCACCATGGCGCCGACCATCGAACTGACCATGAACATGGCCTGCTCGTGCGCACCGGGCGTTCCCCAGTCGAGCAACTGGCGCGCCACCACATCGATCATCTCCTTGATACGGCGCGTAGCCGCATGCCGCACCTCCGGCGCTTGGCGGTGCATCTCGGAGCCAAGCGCGGCCACCGGGCAGCCATTCTCAACGTCTTCCAGGTGCTGCTGTGACAAATAGGCGCGCATCAGCTCCTGCAAGGATTGCCCCGGCGCCGCAGCGGCGGCGATGTTGGCCGACAAGCCGACCGCTTCGGCGCCGGCGCGGTCGGCCGCTTCGGCCAACAAGGTCTCGCGCGAGGCGAAGTGCGCGTAGAAGCCGCCGTGCGTGAGCCCGGCTTCCTTCATGATATCCGCCACTCCGGTGCCGGCATAACCGCTGCGCCGGATCGCGCGTGCGGCCACCTCGACGATGCGCTCGTGCGTCGCTTCCTTGCGGCTCTGGGTGGCGCGCTTGACGCCAGTCTGGGTTGATTTCGTGAACATGATGGTCATCATATACCGTTTTCAAAAAGTGTGCACGACTGCGCGCGAGTTTGATTGTTTGGCGGCCTATCCGCTATAAAAACCGCTAGGTCTGGCGATAACTGAGCTGGGCTGTCATCTGCAAATCAGCTTGACATCAGAAATCTACTAGCGTAAAAAGCTAATCATTAATTCATATATATGACTAGAGGATTGAATGAATTACGCAATCTCCCATGATCACCGCCTTCCCTTGTATCAACGCCTGCGCGATGAACTTGCCGCACGAATCGCCGATCAGCACTGGCGTCCGGGGGAAGCGATTCCTACCGAGAGCGAACTGGTAAAGCAGTTCGAGGCGTCGATTGGCACCGTACGCAAAGCCATCGACATGCTGGTGGCTGATGGGTTGCTGGAGCGCTTTCAAGGTAAAGGCACATTCGTGCGGCGCGCCCGTTTCGATTCCTCGTTATTCCGCTTTTTCCGCTTTCAGAATGAGGCTGGTGAGCGGCGTATTCCAGAGGGACGCATCCTGCGCCGTGAAGTCATGCCGGCTCCCACAGCGGTCGCGGCAGCTTTGCGGTTAGCGCCCGATACGGAAGTCATTCATTTCTCGCGATTGCGCCTACTCGATCAGAAGCCGTTGCTTGCGGAGTCGATCTGGCTGCCAAAGGAAAAATTCGCCGCCTTGCTGGAAATCGACACAGCGGAATTCGGTGATTTACTGTATCCGCTGTACGAAGAGCGCTGCGGCCAGGTAATCGCTTCAGCCGAAGAAACGCTTGTCGCCGAGGCGGTAAACGACTTGTATGCCCGCTTGCTGCAACTGCAGCCCGGCGCACCGGTAATCGTGGTGGAACGCCTGGCGCTGGGCTATGACCGCCAGCCGCTTGAGTGGCGTCGTTCGCGCGGACCGGCCGATCACTTCCGCTATCACGTGGAAATCCGCTGAGGGCGGTCAACACCTGCTTAACATATTCAATCGCTAACAAGGCGGGGGTCAACGTAACCCCCGCCAATCGACATATATAGGAGATAGGCAATGTTTCATTGGTATCGGGAAATCACTCCAACTGAGCGCAAGACCTTCTGGGGCTGCTTTAGCGGCTGGGCGCTGGATGCGCTTGACGTGCAAATGTTCAGTCTAGCCATTCCGGCGCTGATCGCCGCCTTCAGTCTCAACAAGGCTGAAGCCGGCCTGATCAGCGGCGTTACCCTGGTGGCGTCGGCCTTGGGCGGATGGGTCATGGGAGCGGCGTCCGACCGCATCGGCCGGGTGCGCGCGCTGCAACTGACCATCGTCTGGTTCTCGTTGTTTACGCTGCTGTCAGCGTTTGCCCAGAGTTTCAATCAATTGCTGGTGCTGAAAGCACTGCAAGGCTTCGGCTTCGGCGGCGAATGGGCCGCCGGTGCGGTGCTGATGGCGGAGATGATACGTCCGGAGCACCGCGGCAAGGCGATGGGCATGGTGCAAAGCGCCTGGGCCGTGGGCTGGGCCGGATCCGTATTGCTATATTCGACCCTGTTCCTGCTGCTGTCGCCTGATATGGCCTGGCGGGTGATGTTCGGCATCGGCATCCTGCCGGCCTTCCTGATCATCTACATCCGGCGCAACATTCCAGAACCGGCGACTTTCGTTATGGCACAAAAGAAGAACAAGAAGGACAAGGCCAGTTATAGTGAACTGTTTGCCATCTTCAAGCCCGACATGCTGCGCATGACGCTGATCGGCGCTTTGATCGGCGTGGGAGCACACGGTGGCTACTATGCGCTGATGACCTGGCTGCCGACCTTCCTCAAAACCGAGCGTCACCTGTCTGTACTCGGCACCAGTGGCTATCTGGCGGTGATTATTGTCGCTTTCTGGTGCGGCTGCATGGTCAGCGCCTATCTGCTTGACCGCATTGGCCGTCGGCTCAACCTGATCCTGTTTTCGGGGTGCTGCGTGATCACCGTGCTCGCCTACGTATTTTTACCGCTCGGCAATACCGCGATGCTATTCCTCGGCTTTCCCTTAGGCTTTTTTGCTGCGGGCATTCCGGCAAGCTTGGGCGCCTTGTTCAACGAACTGTATCCGAGCGGTGTGCGCGGCACCGGCGTGGGTTTCTGCTACAACTTCGGCCGTATTGTATCGGCCGGCTTTCCAATACTGGTTGGGCACATGAGCAGCAAGATGTCGCTCGGAACTGCCATTGGCATCGATGCGGCGCTCGCTTACTCGCTGGTGGTGCTGGCAGTGCTGGCCTTACCGGAGACACGTGGTAAAAATCTGAACGAAGACCCGTGTGTCACAGAAAATCTGGCCGGGGCAGATGCCAAGGCAAGCGCTTGAAGCGTCATGCATCCGCCTGACATCAGAACGCAAGCCGGCCGCATGGCAGGCTACCGATAGCAACAGAAAATGGAACGAGACATCCAAGATGAACCGACGCGAATTCAATGCCGGCCTGATCGGCTCGGCTTTAGCGGCCGTACTACCTGGCTGCACATCTATTGCAAAGCAAGACAAGGAAGGGAAATTAGCTGCTGTGGACACTCATGCCCATATTTTTAAACGAGGACTGAAACTGGCGAATGTGCGGCGCTATGCTCCCGACTACGACGCGCCTTTGGAAACTTATCTTGCCATGCTTGACCAGCACGAGATTGCACGCGGAGTGCTGGTGCAACCTAGTTTTCTGGGTACGGACAATAGCTTCATGCTGGCGGCCCTGCGCCAGTCCCCCGCTCGTCTGCGCGGCATCGCTGTCGTCGATCCAGCTATCTCCCCCCCTGAATTAGACGCTCTTAACGCGGCCGGCGTAGCGGGTGTGCGGCTAAACCTGGTTGGTACGCCGTTGCCGGATTTTTCTAGCCGTGTGTGGACAGATTTTCTCAAACAGCTTGCTCGTCTGGGTTGGCAAGTGGAGGTACATCGCGAAGCCCGCGACCTGCCGCTGGTCCTGCCACCGCTGCTGCGTTCCGGCGTCAATGTAGTGGTCGACCATTTCGGCCGGCCAGACCCGGCATTGGGCGTCAACGATCCTGGCTTCCGCTACCTGCTGGATAGCGCGGCCAGCCGGCGCATATGGGTCAAGCTGTCTGCCGCCTATCGCAATGGCGGCAACGGCGCCGGTGAGCAGACCGCACTGGCCGCGATTCCGCTACTGCGCAATACCTTTGGGATGGAGCGTCTGATGTGGGGTAGCGACTGGCCGCATACGCAATTCGAAAAGAACGCCGATTATGATCACGCCCGAACGTTGCTTGATAGTTGGCTTCCTGATGCAGAAGAGCGTCGCATCGTGCTGATCGATACGCCGTCTGATCTGTTCCGCTTTCTTTAACCGATATGCGGCCTGCAGGCGAGCCGGGTCAATTCGATGAAACACTGATGACGCTCATTTCGCCCTGCTCGCCGAACTCAGTGGAGCCAGCCTTCAACTCACAATGGGCAATAAGTGCAAGAATGATAAAAATGGATATTTCCGACTAAAACCGCGAAATGTCAATTAGCGGTTTCCCCACCGTCGTTGAATTCCTCCCGCCAATCCACAATCCGTAAGCCGGATATTTGAACTATCCCCTCCCCTGAGTGCTTCTTGGCTACAGAGTCAGAAAGCCATTCCATTTTAATTCCTGCCAACTATACTGGTGTGTTGAAAGCGCCGATCAATCTAACCAGCATTGAGGTGATGACCATGAGCCAACAATTAAGCGAAGACGGACTCGACCTGCTGTTTTTTAAAGCCCGCACTCATAATGCATGGCTGGATAAGCCAGTAAGCGACGATATTCTGCGTCGTCTTTACGACGTGATGAAATGGGGACCGACCAGCGCCAATTGTTCGCCGGCAAGGATTTTGTTCTTGCGGACAGCGGAAGCCAAGGAACGTCTGCGGCCTGCGTTGGCGCCTGGAAATGTGGATAAAACCATGGCGGCGCCGGTCACGGCCATCATTGGTTACGACGGAAAATTCTATGACCAGTTGCCAAAACTGTTCCCGCATGCCGACGCACGTGCCTGGTTCGCTGATACGCCGGAACTCGCTGGCGTCACGGCGAGGCGTAACAGCTCCCTGCAGGGAGCGTATTTCATGCTGGCGGCGCGCGCCCTCGGATTGGATTGCGGACCGATGTCAGGATTCGACCAGGTGAAAGTGGATCACGAGTTTTTCCCGGATGCGAAATCGTCGAACTTCGAGTATGAGTATTTTCCGGACAGTCACATCAAAACCAATTTTCTGTGCAATCTGGGTTACGGCGACCCGGACAAGCTGTTCCCGCGCAGCCCTCGCCTCGATTTCGACGAGGCATGCAAATTACTTTGATTGACATGCCGTAGTTTGCGCTCCAGGCCGGCGCCCGCGCCCAGCACTTAAGCGTGCGGGTGGCGTGACATTTACACGCCCCGCACCCGCGTGCTTCCGCATAGCTGCGGCGTGATTCAGCTCAGGAGTTGCCTCCTGTTTGTACGACAGCGTGAATCAGTGGCTATCATCAACCTCTCCGGATTTCAGCCATTTCAAAACTTCCTCCGGCACCCCTTTCCCATCGCTCATTTTTCGAGCGAAAGCGGCTACAAGATTCCGCTCGTCGACCTGTAATTCGGAAACAGGAACCGCTTTCATCGATTGCGCGAGTGCTGTCTGCAACTCGTCATATTGCTCCACGCTGATTTTTGGCGCTAAAAATGCCAGCGCCTGGTCTCCGATCTTGTAACTAAGCGCCTTCTCTCCGAGTTCAATCGAACTCAGGTAAGCAGAGCTCACGGATAAGGATGCGGCCATATCTTTCAGAGCAAGGCCAAGCTCCAATCGAATCTTTCTTACGCATAATCCATACGGCGTTAATTTCATCTTTTTTTCCTGATTCAACCGTTAATTAACTTTGATCCATTGACAAAGCAAAGTGGAAAGCCGGGCTATTTGCGAAAGTCCGGCTGGTTTTTGCTCATCGAATTCTTCTTATAGTCCCTGAAATTCAAGTGGAAAATCTACATAAGACCAGTCCCACATAACTAAGCCCACAAAGCAGAAATTTTATTCTACTGCATCTAAATACCGTTGTATGGCTGTCAAAAAGCACAGGAAAATGCGTTTCGCAAGGTGGCTCTGCAGATTGCATCTCGATCAACAAAACCGGGCAGAGTGCACCGCTTGCCGCACCGCATATCCATCGAAGCTGACGGCTGGATTCTGGAATCATACCCAAAAACAGAGGCTCAAACGTTAATAAACAGACAGACCTGTATATTTTACTAGTTATGATTTCCGCCGAATTACGCCAAATGTACGCCTGAACAAGAACGAGTTTAATCAGACTCAAATACTTGCTATATCGCGGCTGCCTACGAGCGCGGACCGCATAATATCGGTACCAGCATGATGGTGGATCCATTGGGCGTCGCTGTGACGGGAGCAGAGGAAGCGCCGGCCTTGATTTTTGCCGATATCGATCCGGCGCGGATTGCCTAT
The sequence above is a segment of the Collimonas sp. PA-H2 genome. Coding sequences within it:
- a CDS encoding helix-turn-helix transcriptional regulator; the encoded protein is MKLTPYGLCVRKIRLELGLALKDMAASLSVSSAYLSSIELGEKALSYKIGDQALAFLAPKISVEQYDELQTALAQSMKAVPVSELQVDERNLVAAFARKMSDGKGVPEEVLKWLKSGEVDDSH
- a CDS encoding malonic semialdehyde reductase — protein: MSQQLSEDGLDLLFFKARTHNAWLDKPVSDDILRRLYDVMKWGPTSANCSPARILFLRTAEAKERLRPALAPGNVDKTMAAPVTAIIGYDGKFYDQLPKLFPHADARAWFADTPELAGVTARRNSSLQGAYFMLAARALGLDCGPMSGFDQVKVDHEFFPDAKSSNFEYEYFPDSHIKTNFLCNLGYGDPDKLFPRSPRLDFDEACKLL
- a CDS encoding amidohydrolase; this translates as MNRREFNAGLIGSALAAVLPGCTSIAKQDKEGKLAAVDTHAHIFKRGLKLANVRRYAPDYDAPLETYLAMLDQHEIARGVLVQPSFLGTDNSFMLAALRQSPARLRGIAVVDPAISPPELDALNAAGVAGVRLNLVGTPLPDFSSRVWTDFLKQLARLGWQVEVHREARDLPLVLPPLLRSGVNVVVDHFGRPDPALGVNDPGFRYLLDSAASRRIWVKLSAAYRNGGNGAGEQTALAAIPLLRNTFGMERLMWGSDWPHTQFEKNADYDHARTLLDSWLPDAEERRIVLIDTPSDLFRFL
- a CDS encoding MFS transporter, whose product is MFHWYREITPTERKTFWGCFSGWALDALDVQMFSLAIPALIAAFSLNKAEAGLISGVTLVASALGGWVMGAASDRIGRVRALQLTIVWFSLFTLLSAFAQSFNQLLVLKALQGFGFGGEWAAGAVLMAEMIRPEHRGKAMGMVQSAWAVGWAGSVLLYSTLFLLLSPDMAWRVMFGIGILPAFLIIYIRRNIPEPATFVMAQKKNKKDKASYSELFAIFKPDMLRMTLIGALIGVGAHGGYYALMTWLPTFLKTERHLSVLGTSGYLAVIIVAFWCGCMVSAYLLDRIGRRLNLILFSGCCVITVLAYVFLPLGNTAMLFLGFPLGFFAAGIPASLGALFNELYPSGVRGTGVGFCYNFGRIVSAGFPILVGHMSSKMSLGTAIGIDAALAYSLVVLAVLALPETRGKNLNEDPCVTENLAGADAKASA
- a CDS encoding GntR family transcriptional regulator, whose product is MNYAISHDHRLPLYQRLRDELAARIADQHWRPGEAIPTESELVKQFEASIGTVRKAIDMLVADGLLERFQGKGTFVRRARFDSSLFRFFRFQNEAGERRIPEGRILRREVMPAPTAVAAALRLAPDTEVIHFSRLRLLDQKPLLAESIWLPKEKFAALLEIDTAEFGDLLYPLYEERCGQVIASAEETLVAEAVNDLYARLLQLQPGAPVIVVERLALGYDRQPLEWRRSRGPADHFRYHVEIR
- a CDS encoding TetR/AcrR family transcriptional regulator, producing MMTIMFTKSTQTGVKRATQSRKEATHERIVEVAARAIRRSGYAGTGVADIMKEAGLTHGGFYAHFASRETLLAEAADRAGAEAVGLSANIAAAAAPGQSLQELMRAYLSQQHLEDVENGCPVAALGSEMHRQAPEVRHAATRRIKEMIDVVARQLLDWGTPGAHEQAMFMVSSMVGAMVMARAVDDSRLSEALREAALKHFSGVGK